In Deinococcus seoulensis, one DNA window encodes the following:
- a CDS encoding V-type ATP synthase subunit A: protein MTQNKTGVVQSIAGPAVIADGMYGAKMYDIVRVGQERLVGEIIRLDGNTAFVQVYEDTSGLTVGEPVETTGLPLSVELGPGMLNGIYDGIQRPLDKIREASGDFIARGIEVSSLDRTKKWSFTPSVQVGDTVTGSAILGTVPEFSFTHKVLTPPDKSGKLAWIAPAGEYTIDDTIAKLEDGTELRMAHYWPVRAPRPVAKKLDPSLPFLTGMRILDVLFPLVMGGAAAIPGPFGSGKTVTQQSVAKYGNADIVVYVGCGERGNEMTDVLVEFPELEDPKTGGPLMHRTILIANTSNMPVAAREASVYTGITLAEYFRDQGYSVSLMADSTSRWAEALREISSRLEEMPAEEGYPPYLGAKLAAFYERAGAVKTLAGDDGAVSVIGAVSPAGGDMSEPVTQATLRITGAFWRLDAGLARRRHFPAINWNGSYSLFTPILDSWYRANVGEDFPELRQRIGNLLQQEAALQEVVQLVGPDALQDNERLIIEAGRMLRQDFLQQNGFDPVDASASMPKNYGLMQMFLKFYDQAEVALKDGATIDEIVQSPVIEKLARARYTAEGDFAAYRDDVLSELDTTFKGVKA, encoded by the coding sequence ATGACGCAGAACAAGACTGGCGTCGTGCAGAGCATCGCTGGACCGGCCGTCATCGCTGACGGCATGTACGGCGCGAAAATGTACGACATCGTGCGCGTGGGCCAGGAGCGCCTCGTGGGCGAGATCATCCGCCTCGACGGCAACACCGCCTTCGTGCAGGTGTACGAGGACACCAGCGGCCTGACCGTCGGTGAGCCCGTGGAAACCACCGGCCTGCCCCTGAGCGTCGAGCTCGGGCCGGGCATGCTGAACGGCATCTACGACGGCATTCAGCGCCCCCTGGACAAGATCCGCGAGGCCTCGGGCGACTTCATCGCGCGCGGCATCGAGGTTTCCAGTCTGGACCGCACCAAGAAGTGGAGCTTCACGCCCAGCGTGCAGGTCGGCGACACCGTCACGGGCAGCGCCATCCTGGGTACCGTGCCGGAGTTCAGCTTCACGCACAAGGTCCTGACGCCCCCCGACAAGAGCGGCAAGCTCGCCTGGATCGCGCCCGCCGGTGAGTACACCATCGACGACACCATCGCGAAACTCGAGGACGGCACCGAACTGCGCATGGCCCACTACTGGCCCGTGCGTGCGCCCCGTCCCGTCGCCAAGAAACTCGACCCCAGCCTGCCGTTCCTTACGGGCATGCGCATTCTGGACGTCCTGTTCCCCCTGGTGATGGGTGGCGCGGCCGCGATCCCCGGTCCCTTCGGTTCCGGCAAGACCGTGACGCAGCAGAGCGTGGCGAAGTACGGCAACGCCGACATCGTCGTGTACGTCGGTTGCGGCGAGCGCGGCAACGAGATGACGGACGTGCTGGTCGAGTTCCCGGAACTGGAAGACCCCAAGACCGGCGGCCCCCTCATGCACCGCACCATCCTGATCGCCAACACCTCCAACATGCCCGTGGCCGCCCGTGAAGCGAGCGTCTACACCGGTATCACGCTGGCCGAGTACTTCCGCGACCAGGGCTACAGCGTGTCCCTGATGGCCGACTCCACCAGCCGCTGGGCCGAGGCGCTGCGCGAGATCTCCAGCCGCCTGGAAGAAATGCCCGCCGAGGAAGGCTACCCGCCCTACCTGGGCGCCAAGCTCGCCGCGTTCTACGAGCGCGCCGGGGCCGTCAAGACCCTCGCGGGCGACGACGGCGCGGTCAGCGTGATCGGCGCGGTCAGCCCCGCCGGCGGTGACATGTCCGAGCCCGTCACGCAGGCCACCCTGCGTATCACGGGTGCGTTCTGGCGTCTGGACGCCGGCCTCGCCCGCCGCCGTCACTTCCCCGCCATCAACTGGAACGGCAGCTACAGCCTGTTCACGCCCATCCTGGACTCCTGGTACCGCGCCAACGTCGGCGAGGACTTCCCGGAACTGCGCCAGCGCATCGGCAACCTGCTGCAGCAGGAAGCGGCGCTGCAGGAAGTCGTGCAGCTCGTCGGCCCCGACGCCCTGCAGGACAACGAACGCCTGATCATCGAGGCGGGCCGCATGCTGCGCCAGGACTTCCTGCAGCAGAACGGCTTCGACCCCGTCGACGCCAGCGCCAGCATGCCCAAGAACTACGGCCTGATGCAGATGTTCCTGAAGTTCTACGACCAGGCCGAAGTGGCCCTCAAGGACGGCGCGACCATCGACGAGATCGTCCAGAGCCCCGTCATCGAGAAACTCGCCCGCGCCCGTTACACCGCCGAAGGTGACTTCGCCGCGTACCGCGACGACGTGCTGAGCGAACTCGATACCACCTTCAAGGGAGTGAAAGCGTGA
- a CDS encoding CaiB/BaiF CoA transferase family protein, translating to MTPSSLPLSGVRVADFTRVLTGPFSTMLLGDLGADVIKVEPPGGDDTRAWGPPFQVGEGGRESSYFLSVNRNKRSLTLDLKTPDGLEAARRLIAGSDVLIENFRPGTLDRLGLGWEALSAAHPRLIYASITGFGLDGPYRDRAGYDVIAQGMGGMMSYNGEAGGPPLRVGVAVADVFAGSLVTQAILAALYARERTGRGERVDVNLLESVVALGSSQVGRFLATGEVPTPTGNDHRSIVPYGTFPCADGFVNIAVGNDALWRRFCEALDLTELGADARLITNEGRVTHRADLDARMLPGLARHSRQEVMDRLERAGVPCGPVNDLAEVFADPHVQARGVAVTVPHPTLGETTVTSPPWRFGGEALPVRRAPPTPGQHTAELLAELGLPGMAGSTPAAPEPASD from the coding sequence GTGACCCCTTCCTCCCTGCCCCTGAGCGGCGTGCGCGTCGCGGATTTCACGCGAGTGCTGACGGGGCCGTTCTCGACCATGCTGCTGGGCGACCTGGGCGCGGACGTGATCAAGGTCGAGCCGCCGGGCGGGGACGACACGCGCGCCTGGGGGCCTCCCTTCCAGGTGGGGGAGGGGGGCCGGGAGAGCAGTTACTTCCTGAGCGTGAACCGGAACAAGCGCAGCCTGACCCTGGACCTGAAAACCCCGGACGGCCTGGAGGCCGCGCGCCGCCTGATTGCCGGGAGTGACGTGCTGATCGAGAACTTCCGGCCCGGCACGCTGGACCGCCTGGGCCTGGGCTGGGAGGCCCTGAGTGCCGCCCACCCGCGCCTGATCTACGCGAGTATCACGGGCTTCGGGCTGGACGGCCCGTACCGCGACCGGGCCGGGTACGACGTGATCGCGCAGGGCATGGGCGGCATGATGAGTTACAACGGCGAGGCGGGCGGGCCGCCCCTGCGGGTGGGCGTGGCGGTGGCCGACGTGTTCGCGGGGTCGCTGGTCACGCAGGCGATCCTGGCTGCGCTGTACGCCCGCGAACGCACCGGGCGCGGCGAGCGGGTGGACGTGAACCTGCTCGAAAGCGTCGTGGCGCTGGGCAGTTCGCAGGTGGGCCGGTTCCTGGCGACAGGGGAGGTGCCCACGCCCACCGGGAACGACCACCGGTCCATCGTGCCGTACGGAACGTTCCCCTGCGCGGACGGGTTCGTGAACATCGCCGTGGGGAACGACGCGCTGTGGCGGCGATTCTGCGAGGCGCTGGACCTCACGGAGCTGGGTGCCGATGCCCGCCTCATCACGAACGAGGGCCGCGTGACGCACCGCGCGGACCTGGACGCCCGGATGCTGCCCGGACTGGCCCGCCACTCGCGGCAGGAGGTCATGGACCGCCTGGAACGTGCGGGCGTGCCGTGCGGCCCCGTGAACGATCTGGCCGAGGTGTTCGCGGACCCGCACGTGCAGGCGCGCGGGGTGGCCGTGACCGTCCCGCACCCCACGCTGGGCGAGACGACCGTGACCAGCCCACCCTGGCGTTTTGGTGGAGAGGCGCTTCCGGTGCGCCGCGCGCCGCCCACGCCCGGCCAGCACACTGCCGAGCTGCTGGCCGAACTGGGACTGCCAGGGATGGCCGGGTCTACGCCAGCCGCTCCAGAGCCCGCCTCAGATTGA
- a CDS encoding V-type ATP synthase subunit B encodes MTLLQKEYNDVAYISGPLLFVNAASDLAYGAIVNIKDATGKLRGGQVISVTDQNAVIQVFEETRGLDLATASVSLVEDVARLGVSKEMIGRRFDGLGRPIDGLPEVIAEKRLSINGQAMNPAARAKPEEFIQTGISTIDVNTSLIRGQKLPIFSGSGLPHNELAAQIARQAKVPGHEGDFAVVFAAMGLTQREVSFFTQEFERTGALARSVLFLNKADDPAVERLLTPRMALTTAEYLAFEHGYHVLVILTDLTNYCEALREIGGAREEIPGRRGFPGYMYTDLASLYERAGVVQGKPGSVTQIPILSMPDDDITHPIPDLTGYITEGQIVVDRALNAKGVFPPINPLPSLSRLQGNGIGKGKTRADHKNVSDQLFAAYANGLDLRKLVAITGEDALSETDKLFLRFADDFENYFIGQGNQDRSIDDSLTVAWGILSKLPQSQLTRLGKDSIDKYYGTKMDEMWKGNRM; translated from the coding sequence GTGACCCTTCTCCAGAAGGAATACAACGACGTCGCGTACATCTCCGGGCCGCTGCTGTTCGTGAACGCAGCCTCGGACCTCGCGTACGGCGCCATCGTGAACATCAAGGACGCCACCGGCAAACTGCGCGGCGGTCAGGTCATCTCCGTGACCGACCAGAACGCCGTGATCCAGGTGTTCGAAGAAACCCGTGGTCTGGACCTCGCGACCGCCAGCGTCAGCCTCGTCGAAGACGTGGCCCGCCTGGGCGTCAGCAAGGAAATGATCGGCCGCCGCTTCGACGGCCTGGGCCGCCCCATCGACGGGCTGCCCGAGGTGATCGCCGAGAAGCGCCTGAGCATCAACGGTCAGGCCATGAACCCCGCCGCGCGCGCCAAGCCCGAGGAGTTCATCCAGACCGGCATCAGCACCATTGACGTGAACACCAGCCTGATCCGTGGTCAGAAACTCCCGATCTTCTCGGGCTCGGGTCTGCCGCACAACGAACTGGCCGCCCAGATCGCCCGTCAGGCCAAGGTGCCCGGCCACGAGGGTGACTTCGCCGTCGTGTTCGCTGCGATGGGCCTGACCCAGCGCGAAGTGTCGTTCTTCACGCAGGAATTCGAACGGACCGGCGCGCTGGCCCGCTCCGTGCTGTTCCTGAACAAGGCCGACGACCCCGCGGTGGAGCGTCTGCTGACCCCCCGCATGGCCCTGACCACCGCCGAGTACCTGGCCTTCGAGCACGGCTACCACGTGCTGGTGATCCTGACCGACCTGACGAACTACTGCGAGGCCCTCCGTGAAATCGGCGGCGCCCGCGAGGAAATCCCCGGTCGCCGTGGCTTCCCCGGTTACATGTACACCGACCTCGCGAGCCTGTACGAGCGCGCCGGCGTGGTGCAGGGCAAGCCCGGCTCGGTCACGCAGATCCCGATCCTGTCCATGCCCGACGACGACATCACGCACCCCATCCCCGACCTGACCGGCTACATCACCGAAGGTCAGATCGTGGTGGACCGCGCGCTGAACGCCAAGGGCGTGTTCCCCCCGATCAACCCCCTGCCTTCGCTGAGCCGCCTTCAGGGCAACGGCATCGGCAAGGGCAAGACCCGCGCCGACCACAAGAACGTCTCGGACCAGCTGTTCGCCGCGTACGCCAACGGCCTGGACCTGCGTAAACTGGTCGCCATCACCGGTGAAGACGCCCTGAGCGAAACCGACAAGCTGTTCCTGCGCTTCGCGGACGACTTCGAGAACTACTTCATCGGCCAGGGCAACCAGGACCGCTCCATCGACGACAGCCTGACCGTCGCCTGGGGCATCCTGAGCAAACTGCCCCAGAGCCAGCTGACCCGCCTCGGCAAGGACTCCATCGACAAGTACTACGGCACCAAGATGGACGAGATGTGGAAAGGCAACCGCATGTGA
- a CDS encoding V-type ATP synthase subunit D: MAEQISPTRSAMLASKASLKTAQSGADLLKRKRDALIGEFFALVKDALAAREELAGVSKGAYTSLFSAKAWDSPEAVESLSLAGSGDYAVDMQIVSIYGVKVPKIEIPERTNTATFSPINVGARTIQAATDFGGVLEAIVKVAATETKLRRIGEEIKKTSRRVNALEQIRIPGIQDDIRFIRGVLDQREREASFTLKKIKAKLEAEAAKDKANAQAGNHGSAAD, from the coding sequence ATGGCAGAACAGATCAGCCCCACCCGCAGCGCCATGCTGGCCAGCAAGGCCAGCCTGAAAACCGCTCAGAGCGGCGCGGACCTCCTGAAACGCAAGCGTGACGCCCTGATCGGCGAGTTCTTCGCGCTCGTCAAGGACGCCCTCGCCGCGCGCGAGGAACTCGCCGGCGTCAGCAAGGGCGCGTACACCAGCCTGTTCAGCGCGAAAGCCTGGGACAGCCCCGAAGCCGTCGAGAGCCTCAGCCTCGCGGGCAGCGGCGACTACGCCGTCGACATGCAGATCGTGAGCATCTACGGCGTGAAGGTCCCCAAGATCGAGATCCCGGAGCGCACGAACACCGCCACGTTCAGCCCCATCAACGTCGGCGCGCGCACCATCCAGGCCGCCACCGACTTCGGCGGCGTGCTGGAAGCGATCGTCAAGGTCGCCGCGACCGAGACGAAACTGCGGCGCATCGGCGAGGAAATCAAGAAGACCAGCCGCCGCGTGAACGCCCTGGAACAGATCCGCATTCCGGGCATTCAGGACGACATCCGCTTCATTCGCGGCGTGCTCGACCAGCGCGAACGCGAGGCCAGCTTCACCCTGAAGAAGATCAAGGCGAAACTGGAAGCCGAAGCCGCCAAGGACAAGGCCAACGCGCAGGCCGGAAACCACGGCAGCGCCGCCGACTGA
- a CDS encoding HD domain-containing protein yields the protein MTLVGAAEAFARPFYDAPERAYHTAAHVQSLIRALGGRGVLTPELELAAWGHDLIYDPRAADNEERSADVFGAWLAAQGASVDVQAQVRALILATRHTAPPTTRAEALFVDADLGILGADPDDFDAYDRAIRAEYAHVPDGAYRAGRSGVLRGFLTRERLFLTPEFAALDAPARVNLRRALERLA from the coding sequence ATGACGCTCGTAGGCGCCGCCGAAGCTTTCGCGCGGCCGTTCTACGACGCGCCGGAGCGTGCCTACCACACCGCCGCGCACGTCCAGTCCCTGATCCGGGCGCTGGGCGGGCGCGGCGTCCTCACGCCGGAACTGGAACTGGCGGCGTGGGGGCACGACCTGATCTACGACCCGCGCGCCGCCGACAACGAGGAACGCAGCGCGGACGTGTTCGGCGCGTGGCTGGCCGCACAGGGCGCCAGTGTGGACGTGCAGGCGCAGGTGCGGGCGCTGATTCTCGCCACGCGCCACACCGCGCCCCCGACCACGCGGGCCGAGGCCCTGTTCGTGGACGCCGACCTGGGTATCCTGGGCGCCGACCCCGACGACTTTGACGCCTACGACCGCGCCATCCGCGCCGAGTACGCGCACGTTCCGGACGGCGCCTACCGGGCGGGTCGCTCGGGGGTGCTGCGAGGTTTCCTGACCCGCGAGCGGCTGTTCCTCACGCCAGAATTCGCGGCGCTGGACGCCCCGGCACGCGTCAATCTGAGGCGGGCTCTGGAGCGGCTGGCGTAG
- a CDS encoding ROK family protein, translating to MSNPSIPEPISIGIDVGGTKIASGVLRGDELLDAHVIPTPETGWETVLDAIAGEIRRLQDRHPDARLIGVGIPGPLNADRTRVKFAPNIYGFTDVPLVDGLRDRLAQRVVLENDAKAAALAEAHLGAARGAESSIYVTVSTGIGAGIVLNGRIWRGRHGIAGEIGHITALPGGPVSGAGLDGALEAVASGTAIARDASFALNRDVSTAEAFQLAQQGHPAARRVVAQAMRHIGIALADLQKTIDPEVFVLGGGVASVGDYFFHGVQAAADEYAQGFASVTIRRAQLGTNAGVIGAALAARHG from the coding sequence ACGTGGGCGGCACCAAGATCGCCAGCGGCGTCCTGCGCGGCGACGAACTGCTCGACGCGCACGTGATCCCCACCCCGGAAACCGGCTGGGAAACCGTGCTGGACGCCATCGCCGGAGAGATCCGCCGCCTACAGGACCGCCACCCGGACGCCCGCCTGATCGGCGTGGGCATTCCGGGACCGCTGAACGCCGACCGGACCCGCGTGAAGTTCGCGCCGAACATCTACGGCTTCACCGACGTGCCGCTGGTCGACGGCCTGCGTGACCGCCTCGCGCAGCGCGTGGTCCTGGAGAACGACGCCAAGGCCGCCGCGCTGGCCGAGGCGCACCTGGGCGCGGCGCGCGGCGCCGAGAGCAGCATCTACGTGACGGTCAGCACCGGCATCGGCGCGGGCATCGTCCTGAACGGCCGCATCTGGCGTGGCCGGCACGGCATTGCCGGTGAGATCGGGCACATCACGGCGCTGCCCGGCGGCCCGGTCAGCGGCGCGGGCCTGGACGGCGCACTGGAAGCCGTCGCCAGCGGCACCGCCATCGCCCGCGACGCCAGTTTCGCCCTGAACCGCGACGTGAGCACCGCCGAGGCCTTCCAGCTGGCGCAGCAGGGCCACCCGGCCGCGCGGCGCGTGGTCGCGCAGGCCATGCGGCACATCGGCATCGCGCTGGCCGACCTGCAGAAGACCATCGACCCGGAGGTGTTCGTGCTGGGCGGCGGGGTCGCCAGCGTCGGGGATTACTTCTTCCATGGCGTGCAGGCCGCCGCCGACGAGTACGCGCAGGGCTTCGCGTCCGTCACGATCCGCCGCGCGCAGCTGGGCACGAACGCCGGCGTGATCGGCGCGGCCCTCGCGGCCCGCCACGGCTGA